One window from the genome of Spirosoma rhododendri encodes:
- a CDS encoding polyprenyl synthetase family protein → MALTVADIQDPIAAEMTLFEQKFRNQMKSDVRLLDHIMSYIVKRKGKQLRPMFVFLMAGVCGTIAEATYRGASLIELLHTATLVHDDVVDDSNYRRGFFSINALWKNKIAVLVGDYLLSRGLLLSVDNGDFELLQLVSTAVREISEGELLQIEKARRLDITEPVYYEIIRQKTASLIAACCAVGARSVGSSAEQVEQARLFGEKVGIAFQIKDDLFDYGTAEVGKPLGIDIKEKKMTLPLIYALNNAGFFDRRRIINLVKNESENPRKVDEVITFVKQSGGIEYATEAMNQYVTEAQQLLNAFPDSRYRQSLHQLVQYTIDRSK, encoded by the coding sequence ATGGCCCTTACTGTCGCCGATATTCAGGATCCGATTGCTGCTGAAATGACTTTGTTCGAGCAGAAGTTTCGGAACCAAATGAAAAGCGACGTCCGCCTGCTCGACCACATCATGAGTTATATCGTGAAGCGGAAAGGCAAGCAGCTGCGGCCGATGTTCGTTTTTCTGATGGCGGGCGTCTGCGGCACCATCGCTGAAGCAACGTATCGGGGAGCATCGCTGATCGAACTGCTGCACACGGCGACGCTGGTTCACGATGATGTAGTCGACGATTCGAACTATCGGCGTGGCTTTTTCTCCATTAACGCGCTCTGGAAAAACAAAATTGCGGTGCTGGTCGGCGACTATCTGCTGTCGCGCGGACTACTGCTTTCGGTCGATAACGGCGATTTTGAGTTGCTACAACTTGTCTCGACGGCAGTACGTGAAATCAGCGAGGGCGAACTGCTACAAATCGAGAAAGCGCGTCGGCTCGACATCACGGAGCCGGTTTACTACGAAATCATCCGGCAGAAAACTGCGTCGTTGATTGCCGCTTGTTGTGCGGTGGGGGCCCGGTCGGTCGGGTCGTCGGCCGAGCAGGTTGAGCAGGCGCGGTTGTTCGGCGAAAAAGTAGGCATCGCTTTCCAGATCAAAGACGATTTGTTCGATTATGGCACGGCGGAAGTCGGTAAGCCACTCGGTATCGACATCAAGGAGAAAAAAATGACCCTGCCGCTCATTTACGCCCTCAACAATGCGGGTTTCTTCGACCGGCGACGAATCATTAATCTGGTTAAGAACGAAAGCGAAAACCCCCGAAAGGTCGACGAGGTAATTACGTTTGTCAAGCAGTCGGGCGGTATTGAATACGCAACGGAGGCTATGAATCAGTACGTGACTGAGGCCCAGCAATTGCTCAATGCCTTCCCCGATTCGCGCTACCGGCAGTCGCTTCACCAGCTGGTGCAATACACGATCGACCGGAGTAAATAG
- a CDS encoding patatin-like phospholipase family protein, which produces MIDNPVPPSPHPDQVPPPSRPPVSALVLGGGSLKGAFQVGAVMALFESGFVPDKLYGISVGCLNATFLANSAAKQQAETGSVDWVKAGKYLIEFWIRNITRPDDVAVLRSRFRMGYSTLMSRFDGLLDNSPIQNLIRQHVDLNALKTGPVSLKVGTVDIIDGDMRYADATDPNFLEYVFASSALPILMPAVQIGGDHRRAFLDGGLREVAPLRVAIEDGATDIACVACHAKKVYNEKFNYRNLLNLMDRVKDITVNQLVNNDIAWAERFAEREQFHGRPLHISVIRPTEPLSLNLMKFTSDDIGRMIVQGYQAGVDALRTEAPH; this is translated from the coding sequence ATGATCGATAATCCGGTCCCGCCGTCACCCCATCCCGATCAGGTTCCCCCGCCGTCGCGTCCGCCCGTCAGCGCACTCGTGCTGGGTGGTGGATCACTCAAAGGCGCTTTTCAGGTGGGAGCGGTAATGGCGCTTTTTGAAAGTGGCTTCGTTCCCGATAAGCTGTACGGCATTTCTGTCGGCTGCCTAAACGCTACGTTTCTGGCCAACTCAGCCGCCAAACAGCAGGCCGAAACGGGTAGTGTCGACTGGGTGAAAGCGGGCAAATACCTGATCGAGTTCTGGATTCGCAACATCACCCGCCCCGACGATGTGGCCGTGCTGCGTTCGCGTTTTCGTATGGGCTACAGCACGCTGATGAGCCGATTCGATGGCCTGCTCGACAATTCACCCATTCAAAACCTCATCCGGCAGCACGTCGATCTGAACGCCTTGAAAACCGGCCCGGTCAGCCTGAAAGTGGGGACGGTTGATATTATCGACGGCGATATGCGCTACGCCGACGCAACCGACCCTAATTTTCTGGAATATGTGTTTGCCAGCAGTGCACTACCCATCCTGATGCCCGCCGTACAGATCGGGGGCGACCATCGCCGGGCTTTTCTCGACGGGGGATTGCGCGAAGTGGCTCCGCTGCGTGTAGCTATCGAAGACGGAGCTACTGACATTGCCTGCGTCGCCTGCCACGCCAAGAAGGTTTACAACGAGAAGTTTAACTACCGCAACCTGCTGAACCTGATGGACCGGGTGAAAGACATCACGGTCAATCAGCTGGTGAACAACGACATTGCCTGGGCCGAGCGATTTGCCGAGCGCGAGCAGTTTCACGGTCGGCCACTGCACATCAGCGTCATCCGCCCTACCGAGCCGCTCTCACTGAACCTGATGAAATTCACCTCCGACGACATCGGCCGGATGATCGTGCAGGGCTATCAGGCGGGTGTCGACGCGCTACGCACCGAGGCCCCTCACTGA